In Haemorhous mexicanus isolate bHaeMex1 chromosome 3 unlocalized genomic scaffold, bHaeMex1.pri SUPER_3_unloc_2, whole genome shotgun sequence, the following proteins share a genomic window:
- the TRIM35 gene encoding E3 ubiquitin-protein ligase TRIM35, which translates to MSRAETSRDPPRRLQRRRARCKRCQARSASMERRDDPCSSSSAAAPSTPRLKEELLCPICYEPFREAVTLPCGHNFCRSCISRSWENGLHACPLCKERSSLDELRINHTLRNLVELILKEEGPWQGRGAALCRAHQQEPKFFCLEDKELACFSCQNSREHEGHKMRPVQEAAADFRAKLANMETSLRDKAKDFAAVRRSFESISRHNEVESGRLERQVKWEFEKLHKFLWDEEQAVLAQLREETGRKQDLIQAKLEQLADANQALLNEAARLQADLQQDDLTFLMTHKNRKRRIACTAEEPEAVPPGIVVDVAKYLGSLQYNVWKKMLDTITAFPFSLDPNSAAGWLSISEDLSSVSSCSYKGSVDNPERFTSAPCILGSRGFSEGFHTWEVDLGGLTNWRVGVSRPHKGSHWSCHHDSRSGFWYIYHLHGKDECRASNAVRSQTALGNIRRVRVELDCTEGELSFYDADLQSHIYTFHEKFGGVVFPYFYVGSSQGDANTKTLRICPLRVRVREDVLT; encoded by the exons ATGTCGCGGGCTGAGACATCCCGGGACCCCCCACGCCGCCTGCAACGGAGGAGAGCGCGCTGCAAACGGTGCCAGGCCCGGTCcgccag CATGGAAAGACGAGAcgatccctgctccagcagctcggCAGCTGCGCCCAGCACGCCGCGCTTGAAGGAGGAATTGCTGTGCCCCATCTGCTACGAGCCTTTCCGGGAAGCCGTGACCCTGCCGTGCGGCCACAacttctgcaggagctgcatcAGCAGGTCGTGGGAGAACGGGCTGCACGCGTGTCCGCTGTGCAAGGAGAGGTCCTCGCTGGACGAGCTGCGCATCAACCACACGCTGAGGAACCTGGTGGAGCTGATCCTGAAGGAGGAAGGGCCGTGGCAGGGCCGCGGAGCCGCGCTGTGCCGGGCGCACCAGCAGGAGCCCAAGTTCTTCTGCCTGGAGGACAAGGAGCTGGCGTGCTTCAGCTGCCAGAACTCCCGGGAGCACGAGGGGCACAAGATGAGGCCGGTgcaggaggcggcggcggaTTTTAGG GCCAAGCTGGCGAACATGGAGACTTCCCTGCGGGACAAAGCCAAGGATTTCGCAGCCGTGCGGAGATCCTTCGAATCCATCTCCCGGCACAACGAG GTGGAATCGGGGCGGCTGGAGCGTCAGGTGAAGTGGGAATTTGAGAAGCTGCACAAGTTCCTGTGGGATGAGGAGCAGGCGGTGCTGGCGCAGCTGCGGGAGGAGACGGGCCGGAAGCAGGATCTGATCCAGGccaagctggagcagctggccgACGCCAACCAGGCCCTGCTCAACGAGGCTGCGCGGCTCCAGGCCGATCTCCAGCAGGACGACTTGACCTTCCTGATG accCACAAGAACCGGAAGCGGAG GATCGCCTGCACGGCCGAGGAGCCGGAAGCTGTTCCCCCAGGAATCGTGGTGGACGTGGCCAAGTACCTGGGATCGCTGCAGTACAACGTGTGGAAGAAGATGCTGGACACCATCACAGCCT TCCCCTTCAGCCTGGATCCCAACTCGGCCGCGGGCTGGCTCTCCATCTCCGAGGACCTCTCCAGCGTCTCCAGCTGCAGCTACAAAGGCTCCGTGGACAACCCGGAGCGCTTCACCTCCGCCCCCTGCATCCTCGGCTCCCGCGGCTTCTCCGAAGGCTTCCACACCTGGGAGGTGGACCTGGGCGGGCTGACCAACTGGAGGGTGGGCGTCTCCCGGCCCCACAAAGGATCCCACTGGAGTTGCCACCACGATTCCCGCTCGGGCTTCTGGTACATCTACCACCTCCACGGCAAGGACGAGTGCCGGGCGTCCAACGCCGTGCGCTCGCAGACGGCGCTGGGGAACATCCGGCGCGTCCGCGTGGAGCTGGACTGCACCGAGGGGGAGCTGTCCTTCTATGACGCCGACCTCCAGAGCCACATCTACACCTTCCACGAGAAGTTCGGAGGTGTCGTCTTCCCCTATTTCTACGTGGGGAGCTCCCAGGGCGACGCCAACACCAAGACGCTCCGGATTTGCCCGCTCCGCGTCCGTGTCCGTGAGGATGTCCTGACCTAG